A stretch of Myxococcus hansupus DNA encodes these proteins:
- a CDS encoding DUF4388 domain-containing protein, with amino-acid sequence MEPFNGSLASYRLQMVMPPLFSAPGVEGVLRVERGAVRRCFHVKDGYLVGESSNDPREHLSQVLVNLRILDAPRAAAAFEAAEGAGMPYGTFLVQRCFVELPRLIEALEHKARESLFDCYAWESGEVEFTPGLPPAGRAVGLKLSLSTLHRDAVTRQREWTMFRDIFPRMDMTFRVFREFAVETYSEEEDVLLDLAASGATLGEMLASAREAPLFAARWVLHLYRRGALAPRKAGGPKLGEAAELAELLTLVKRFLEAGKYDHAVALAAQVLERGPVPEAHALYREAEIRLTLALSDELFALDGRLVFEPIPRPTPPDLTADDLYLYSKLRGSRSIRQALRTAAMGELAASRSVHRLMACGLIRVAPLPGSEPRRAHTDPFGLPVHNLGG; translated from the coding sequence ATGGAGCCTTTCAACGGAAGTCTCGCCAGCTACCGACTGCAGATGGTGATGCCGCCGCTGTTCAGCGCGCCCGGGGTCGAAGGGGTGCTGAGGGTGGAACGCGGCGCGGTCCGGCGTTGCTTCCACGTGAAGGACGGCTACCTGGTGGGCGAGAGTTCGAATGATCCGCGTGAGCACCTGTCCCAGGTCCTGGTGAACCTCCGCATCCTGGACGCGCCCCGGGCCGCGGCGGCCTTCGAGGCGGCCGAGGGCGCCGGCATGCCCTACGGCACCTTCCTGGTGCAGCGCTGCTTCGTGGAGCTGCCCCGCCTCATCGAGGCGCTGGAGCACAAGGCGCGCGAGTCCCTCTTCGACTGCTACGCCTGGGAGTCGGGCGAGGTGGAGTTCACGCCCGGCCTGCCGCCCGCGGGCCGGGCGGTGGGGCTCAAGCTGTCGCTGTCGACGCTCCACCGCGACGCGGTGACGCGGCAGCGCGAATGGACCATGTTCCGCGACATCTTCCCGCGCATGGACATGACGTTCCGCGTGTTCCGTGAGTTCGCCGTGGAGACGTACTCCGAGGAGGAGGACGTCCTCCTGGACCTCGCGGCGAGCGGCGCCACGCTGGGCGAGATGCTGGCCAGCGCCCGGGAGGCCCCGCTGTTCGCCGCGCGCTGGGTGCTCCACCTCTACCGCCGGGGCGCCCTGGCTCCGCGCAAGGCCGGTGGCCCCAAGCTGGGCGAAGCCGCCGAGCTGGCGGAGCTCCTCACCCTGGTGAAGCGCTTCCTGGAGGCCGGCAAGTACGACCACGCCGTGGCCCTGGCCGCGCAGGTGCTGGAGCGGGGCCCCGTGCCCGAGGCCCACGCGCTGTACCGGGAGGCGGAGATCCGCCTGACGCTGGCCCTCAGTGACGAGCTCTTCGCCCTGGACGGCCGCCTCGTCTTCGAGCCGATTCCGCGCCCCACCCCGCCCGACCTGACGGCGGACGACCTCTATCTGTACTCGAAGCTGCGCGGCAGCCGGAGCATCCGGCAGGCGCTGCGCACGGCGGCCATGGGGGAGCTGGCGGCGTCGCGCTCGGTGCACCGGCTCATGGCCTGTGGGCTGATTCGCGTGGCGCCGCTGCCGGGGAGCGAGCCACGGCGGGCCCACACGGACCCGTTTGGCCTCCCCGTCCACAACCTGGGCGGCTGA
- the trpS gene encoding tryptophan--tRNA ligase, with protein MRILSGVQSSGRLHLGNYYGALRQFVQLQDEGEGYYFIANLHALTTVRDPKAALDLTREAAMAYLALGLDPKKAVLFRQSDVREVLELYWILGSVTPHAHLERAHSYKDKVAKGISPDFGLFAYPVLMAADILLYSADFVPVGKDQIQHIEFARDWAVKFNTQYVPGYDPADPEGKERGHSRGILKLPEARIQEATQTVPGVDGQKMSKSYGNTIELFGDEKEIKKRIMSIKTDSTPVDAPKPVPQQPATTPGLVSDAPLYDLLKLMLPESDFAEVDATWKAGGKGYGDYKKKLLEAYHATFGPARQRYAELAADPGEVERILQDGANRARAEASRLMTQVRKAVGIP; from the coding sequence ATGCGGATTCTCTCAGGAGTGCAGTCGTCCGGCAGGCTGCACCTCGGCAACTACTACGGTGCGCTTCGCCAGTTCGTGCAGCTCCAGGACGAGGGCGAGGGCTACTACTTCATCGCCAACCTCCACGCGCTCACCACGGTGCGGGATCCGAAGGCGGCGCTGGACCTGACGCGCGAGGCCGCGATGGCCTACCTGGCGCTGGGGCTGGATCCGAAGAAGGCCGTCCTGTTCCGCCAGAGTGATGTTCGCGAGGTCCTGGAACTCTACTGGATCCTCGGCTCGGTGACGCCGCATGCGCACCTGGAGCGGGCTCACAGCTACAAGGACAAGGTCGCCAAGGGCATCAGCCCGGACTTCGGCCTCTTCGCGTACCCGGTGCTCATGGCCGCGGACATCCTGCTCTACAGCGCGGACTTCGTCCCGGTGGGCAAGGACCAGATCCAGCACATCGAGTTCGCGCGCGACTGGGCCGTGAAGTTCAACACCCAGTACGTCCCGGGCTACGACCCGGCGGACCCGGAAGGGAAGGAGCGGGGGCACTCGCGCGGCATCCTGAAGCTGCCCGAGGCGCGCATCCAGGAGGCCACCCAGACGGTGCCCGGCGTGGACGGACAGAAGATGTCCAAGTCCTACGGGAACACCATCGAGCTGTTCGGGGACGAGAAGGAAATCAAGAAGCGCATCATGTCCATCAAGACGGACTCGACGCCGGTGGACGCGCCCAAGCCGGTGCCCCAGCAGCCGGCGACGACCCCGGGGCTCGTCAGCGATGCGCCCCTCTACGACTTGCTGAAGCTGATGCTGCCCGAGTCCGACTTCGCCGAGGTGGACGCCACCTGGAAGGCGGGCGGGAAGGGCTACGGCGACTACAAGAAGAAGCTCCTGGAGGCCTACCACGCGACCTTCGGACCGGCCCGTCAGCGGTACGCCGAGCTGGCGGCCGACCCGGGCGAGGTGGAGCGCATCCTCCAGGACGGCGCCAACCGGGCTCGCGCCGAGGCCTCCCGGCTCATGACGCAGGTTCGCAAGGCCGTGGGAATCCCCTGA
- a CDS encoding segregation and condensation protein A, translating into MSEERRSPADEALREGELPRSPSDNFRIALPNFEGPLDLLLHLIKEHRVDIFDIPLALITEKYLEHLDRMREINLDIAGEFLVMASTLAHLKSRMLLPRQDAVAVQEAGEVLGSVSEEAEDPRAELVRRLLEYQKYKDASEQLATQDLLGRDVFTRNVPVEAVPIPDDEVGLQEFSVLKLVEALDRVLERLQPKLQHEVVRERVTLSEAILRVVERLRPDGQVLFESLFTEEETPSRQEVVITFLAILEMVKRRLIRVVQDEPMGPILLLPNGDALAKLAPSEVDDSDYR; encoded by the coding sequence GTGAGTGAGGAACGTCGCTCGCCGGCCGATGAGGCCCTTCGTGAAGGGGAGTTGCCGCGAAGTCCGAGCGACAACTTCCGCATCGCGCTGCCCAATTTCGAAGGTCCGCTGGACCTGTTGCTCCATCTCATCAAGGAGCACCGGGTCGACATCTTCGACATTCCGCTGGCGCTGATCACGGAGAAGTACCTCGAGCACCTGGACCGGATGCGGGAGATCAACCTCGACATCGCCGGGGAGTTCCTGGTGATGGCCTCCACGCTGGCGCACCTGAAGAGCCGCATGCTCCTGCCCCGTCAGGACGCCGTCGCGGTGCAGGAGGCGGGGGAGGTCCTGGGCTCCGTCTCCGAGGAGGCCGAGGACCCTCGCGCGGAGCTGGTGCGGCGCCTGCTCGAGTACCAGAAGTACAAGGACGCCTCCGAGCAGCTCGCCACGCAGGACCTGCTCGGCCGCGACGTCTTCACCCGCAACGTGCCGGTGGAGGCCGTCCCCATCCCGGATGACGAGGTGGGGCTCCAGGAGTTCAGCGTCCTCAAGCTGGTGGAGGCGCTCGACCGGGTGCTGGAACGGTTGCAGCCCAAACTACAGCACGAGGTGGTCCGCGAGCGCGTGACGCTGTCCGAGGCCATCCTCCGCGTAGTAGAGCGCCTGCGCCCGGATGGACAGGTTCTCTTCGAGAGCCTGTTCACGGAAGAGGAAACCCCGTCGCGACAGGAGGTGGTCATCACCTTCCTGGCCATCCTGGAGATGGTGAAGCGGCGGCTCATCCGGGTGGTGCAGGACGAGCCGATGGGGCCCATCCTGCTTCTGCCCAATGGGGACGCGTTGGCGAAGCTGGCCCCCTCGGAGGTCGACGACAGTGACTACCGGTAG
- the scpB gene encoding SMC-Scp complex subunit ScpB yields MTTGSNGPQDETPEPGTPGGPGPFSEEEIAAVTGPGPADELDELEAASIEEDSDEAPPDLETSFEKLVSKSRKLSTDRIRTVIESVLFVSERPLSVEELYMATGIERELIAEALNQLSGIHRDGISGIVLYEVAGGWQFRTDPHSAEYVRRYLRVKPQRLTRAAVETLAIIAYRQPVTRPEIEDIRGVDCGAVIKALMDRKLVKILGKREEVGRPILYGTAREFLEFFALKDLSALPTLREFHELTQEHREIVEKEEKPAPTASGTVEALSDPAFTKRMEKSAAASEAALEDLEEAMAAADRTHKVSSSVLDTTPPKPETGDDTTGPKPE; encoded by the coding sequence GTGACTACCGGTAGCAACGGACCGCAGGACGAGACTCCCGAACCGGGCACCCCCGGCGGCCCCGGCCCGTTCTCCGAAGAGGAAATCGCCGCCGTCACGGGTCCAGGCCCCGCGGACGAGCTGGACGAGCTGGAGGCCGCGTCCATCGAAGAGGACTCGGACGAGGCACCTCCGGATTTGGAGACGTCGTTCGAGAAGCTCGTCTCCAAGAGCCGTAAGTTGTCCACGGACCGCATCCGCACCGTCATCGAGAGCGTGCTCTTCGTGTCGGAGCGGCCGCTGTCCGTGGAGGAGCTGTACATGGCCACCGGCATCGAGCGGGAGCTCATCGCCGAGGCCCTCAACCAGCTCTCCGGCATCCACCGAGACGGCATCAGCGGCATCGTGCTGTACGAGGTGGCGGGTGGGTGGCAGTTCCGGACGGACCCGCACTCCGCGGAGTACGTGCGGCGCTACCTGCGCGTGAAGCCGCAACGCCTCACCCGCGCGGCGGTGGAGACGCTGGCCATCATCGCGTACCGCCAACCGGTGACGCGCCCGGAGATTGAAGACATCCGTGGCGTGGATTGTGGCGCGGTCATCAAGGCCCTGATGGACCGCAAGCTGGTGAAGATCCTGGGCAAGCGCGAAGAGGTGGGGCGGCCCATCCTCTATGGCACCGCGCGCGAGTTCCTGGAGTTCTTCGCCCTGAAGGATCTGTCGGCCCTGCCCACGCTACGTGAGTTCCACGAGCTGACGCAGGAGCACCGGGAGATCGTGGAGAAGGAAGAGAAGCCGGCACCGACGGCATCGGGCACGGTGGAAGCCCTGTCGGACCCTGCTTTCACGAAGCGGATGGAGAAGAGCGCGGCGGCCAGTGAAGCCGCGCTGGAGGACCTGGAGGAGGCCATGGCGGCCGCGGACCGGACACACAAGGTCAGCTCCAGCGTCCTGGACACGACGCCCCCAAAACCCGAGACGGGTGATGATACGACGGGGCCCAAGCCCGAGTGA